CCAGGGCAACAAACTTTTGGATATCCTCGGGCAGATGAAAATGGTCGCCGAAGGCGTCAAGACCACAGAATCGGTGCACGCCCTTGGACGTCGGCACAAGGTCGACCTGCCCATCACCGAGCAGGTGTATCAGGTTCTTTACGAGGGCAAGGACCCGCGACAGGCCGTGCAGGAATTGATGCGGCGGGAACTGAAAAGCGAGCAATAGCCCGAGCATTCGTTCGGAGCCCGCTACCCGAGAAACCAGCAAACACGTTTTTTTGGAGGAACGCATGCACAAAAGATCGAGTCGGAAATCATTGGCCGTGGTGGCAATCCTGGCCCTGCTGGCCGCGGGCTGCGGCAGCACCCAGGGAGGCGGAGGACAAATCCATCAAATCGGCGGCGGGCTGCTCGGCGGAATCGGCGGCGGCATCGCCGGCGCGCAGATCGGCGCGGGCAGCGGGAGGGTCGCGGCGATCATCGGCGGGACCATCCTCGGCGCGGCCCTGGGCAGCTACGTGGGCGGCTACATGGACCGCATGGATCAGCAGCAGGTCAATCGCACCCTGGAAACCCAGCCCACGGGGCAAACCTCTCAGTGGCGCAACCCGGATACGGGCAACCAGTACCAAGTCACTCCCGTGAACACCTTTCAGCGCCCCGACGGCCAGTACTGCCGCGAATTCGTGACCCAGGTCGAAGTCGGCGGCAAGACGGAACAGGCCTACGGCACTGCCTGCCGCATGCCGGACGGTTCCTGGAAGGTCCAGTCGTAACCATTTGCTGATTCCGCCAATGCTTCCCTAATCCATGGTTCAACAAGGAGAGTCAAGATGATCCGATCAGTTATCCTGGCCTGCGGCCTACTTTTCCTGGCCGCTCCGGCCTGGGCCCAGCAAGTCATCGACGGATGCTCGATCCAGGCCT
The DNA window shown above is from Desulfonatronum sp. SC1 and carries:
- a CDS encoding RT0821/Lpp0805 family surface protein, producing MHKRSSRKSLAVVAILALLAAGCGSTQGGGGQIHQIGGGLLGGIGGGIAGAQIGAGSGRVAAIIGGTILGAALGSYVGGYMDRMDQQQVNRTLETQPTGQTSQWRNPDTGNQYQVTPVNTFQRPDGQYCREFVTQVEVGGKTEQAYGTACRMPDGSWKVQS